One part of the Acomys russatus unplaced genomic scaffold, mAcoRus1.1, whole genome shotgun sequence genome encodes these proteins:
- the LOC127186290 gene encoding LOW QUALITY PROTEIN: GDNF-inducible zinc finger protein 1-like (The sequence of the model RefSeq protein was modified relative to this genomic sequence to represent the inferred CDS: inserted 1 base in 1 codon; deleted 3 bases in 3 codons), giving the protein MESGTVLLESKSSPLNLLHEMHELQLLGHLCDVTVSVEYQGVREDFMAHKAVLAATSKFFKEVFLNDNSTDGTRTNVHLKEVQVVDFASFFGVVYTARVQVEEDRVQRMLEVADKLKCLDLSETCFQLKKQMLESVLLELQSFSESQEVEASSGPQESVTPSSKASVPGXDAHANGLVDSFDCPIERLGNSLSPEMPSKKCKDKLDKKKDVAKPPYPKLRRASGRLAGKKVFVEIPKKKYTRRLREQQKSAEEAVENDSCVQDPDNERMESEPASKSAACPASVEQEEGLQKEEGEKEEEEGKDGEEKKKKNNFQCTVCEKAFLYEKSFLKHVRYHHGVATEVVYRCDTCGQTFANRCNLKSHQRHVHSSERHFPCEMCAKKFKRKKDVKRHVLQVHEGGGERHHCDQCGKGLSSKTALRLHERTHTGDKPYGCTKCDAKFSQPSALKTHMRVHTGERPFVCDECGARFTQNHMLIYHKRCHTGERPFMCETCGKSFASKEYLKHHNRIHTGSKPFKCEVCFRTFAQRNSLYQHAKVHTGERPYCCDQCGKQFTQINALQRHHRIHTGEKPFMCNACGRTFTDKSTLRRHTSIHDKNTPWKSFLVIVDGSLKNDEGHKTEHPDDEYASTKLSDRLLSFGENSHFNNLLEVQGNVPAMQENGSTDAACKAVLSQDALLSTSISELGELAPQTGSVPAHLPSLTTME; this is encoded by the exons ATGGAAAGCGGCACCGTTTTGCTGGAATCCAAATCTTCACCGTTGAACCTTCTGCACGAGATGCACGAGCTCCAGCTCCTGGGCCACCTGTGTGACGTCACAGTCAGCGTAGAGTACCAAGGTGTCCGTGAAGACTTCATGGCCCATAAAGCAGTGCTGGCAGCAACCAGCAAGTTTTTTAAGGAGGTGTTCCTGAACGACAACAGCACAGATGGCACCAGGACTAATGTCCACTTAAAAGAAGTTCAGGTCGTTGACTTTGCT TCGTTTTTTGGAGTTGTCTACACCGCCAGGGTGCAGGTGGAAGAAGACCGTGTGCAGCGCATGCTGGAAGTGGCTGACAAGCTCAAGTGTTTGGACCTGTCTGAGACATGCTTTCAG TTGAAGAAGCAGATGCTGGAGTCGGTCCTTTTGGAATTGCAGAGTTTCTCTGagtctcaggaggtggaggccagcagTGGCCCCCAGGAGAGTGTGACCCCCAGCTCCAAAGCAAGCGTACCAG GAGATGCTCACGCCAATGGCCTTGTGGATTCCTTTGACTGCCCAATAGAGAGACTTGGCAATAGCCTTTCACCAGAAATGCCGTCCAAGAAGTGCAAGGACAAACTGGACAAGAAGAAAGACGTGGCTAAGCCTCCCTACCCTAAACTCAGAAGAGCCAGCGGGAGACTGGCTGGAAAAAAGGTGTTTGTGGAAATCCCTAAAAAGAAGTATACACGAAGGCTCCGAGAACAGCAGAAAAGTGCTGAGGAAGCCGTAGAGAATGACAGCTGTGTCCAGGACCCGGACAATGAGAGGATGGAGTCCGAGCCGGCGTCTAAAAGTGCAGCTTGCCCTGCTAGTGTGGAACAGGAGGAAGGCCtgcagaaagaggaaggagagaaggaggaggaggaagggaaggatggggaggagaagaagaagaagaataactTCCAGTGCACAGTCTGTGAGAAGGCCTTCCTGTATGAGAAGAGCTTCTTGAAACATGTCAGGTACCACCACGGTGTGGCCACTGAGGTGGTGTACCGCTGTGACACCTGTGGCCAGACCTTTGCCAACCGCTGCAACCTGAAGAGCCACCAGCGCCATGTGCACAGCAGTGAGCGCCACTTCCCGTGTGAAATGTGTGCCAAAAAGTTCAAGCGCAAGAAGGACGTGAAACGGCATGTGCTGCAGGTGCATGAG GGTGGCGGCGAGCGGCACCACTGTGACCAGTGTGGCAAGGGCCTGAGCTCTAAGACTGCCCTGCGGCTGCacgagcgcacacacacaggcgaCAAGCCCTACGGCTGCACCAAGTGTGATGCCAAGTTCTCACAGCCCTCAGCGCTCAAGACCCACATGAG AGTTCATACAGGGGAAAGACCTTTTGTCTGTGATGAATGTGGTGCAAGATTCACTCAGAACCACATGCTGATTTATCATAAAAGGTGCCACACAG GTGAAAGGCCTTTTATGTGCGAGACATGTGGCAAGAGTTTTGCTTCTAAGGAGTACTTAAAACATCACAATAGAATCCACACTGGATCTAAACCCTTTAAATGTGAAGtgtgttttcggacctttgcccAGCGGAATTCCCTTTACCAGCATGCTAAAGTCCACACAG gaGAGAGGCCTTATTGTTGTGACCAGTGTGGGAAGCAGTTCACCCAGATAAACGCCCTCCAGCGCCATCATCgaatccacacaggagagaagccgtTCATGTGCAATGCGTGTGGACGGACATTTACTGACAAGTCCACTCTCCGGAGGCACACCTCA atACATGATAAGAATACGCCATGGAAGTCTTTCCTTGTCATTGTAGATGGCTCACTCAAGAATGATGAAGGGCATAAGACAGAACACCCCGATGATGAATACGCATCGACCAAACTTTCAGATAGATTACTATCTTTTGGTGAAAATAGCCATTTTAACAACCTACTGGAAGTCCAAGGCAATGTGCCTGCCATGCAGGAGAACGGTTCCACAGATGCTGCTTGCAAAGCAGTGCTGTCTCAGGATGCTCTGCTTAGCACTTCCATCAGTGAGCTTGGTGAGCTGGCGCCACAGACAGGCTCAGTGCCTGCACACCTTCCCTCGCTGACCACCATGGAGTGA